Proteins encoded within one genomic window of Solea senegalensis isolate Sse05_10M linkage group LG11, IFAPA_SoseM_1, whole genome shotgun sequence:
- the grk1b gene encoding rhodopsin kinase GRK1b has product MDIGGLETVVANSAYVSARGSVDGAAAVAMRDKKMRARLKLPHIRDCEHMKTSVDSDFDSMCVKQPIGKRLFQQFLESDATHKNAGELWKDIEDYTISQEKDRTQKAQKMVNKYYESASKGFCSFLEEKAITRVKEDFKNVPGDLFKESEQQLLKHLEKKAKDGFKNSMQFLRYVQFKWLESQHVDEEWFTDFRVLGKGGFGEVFACQAKATGKMYANKKLEKKRLKKRKGYQGAIVEKRILAKVHSRFIVTLAYAFQTKTDLCLVMTIMNGGDLRYHMYNVDEKNPGFNETRACFYTAQIICGVEHLHQHRIIYRDLKPENVLLDDAGHVRLSDLGLAVELPPGKDKTTGYAGTPGFMAPELLQKKEYDYSVDYFTLGVTLYEMMAAKGPFRVRGEKVENEEVARRIINDPASYTDKFSNKCKDICEGLLHKDPAKRLGFKNNECTELKNQPFFSEINWGRLEAGMLPPPFVPDPKMVYAKDIDDVGVFSSIKGVVIDNKDTEFYNDFASGNIPIPWQEEMIETGVFGELNIWGESGKLPNDLDPNYVEAKGGGCVLL; this is encoded by the exons ATGGATATTGGTGGTTTGGAGACGGTAGTGGCAAACTCTGCCTACGTGTCCGCCCGTGGCAGCGTGGATGGAGCTGCAGCAGTCGCCATGCGCGACAAGAAGATGCGCGCCAGGCTGAAACTCCCACACATCAGagactgtgaacacatgaagacgaGTGTAGACTCGGACTTTGACAGCATGTGTGTCAAACAACCCATCGGCAAGCGCCTCTTCCAGCAGTTTCTGGAGAGCGATGCAACCCATAAAAATGCTGGAGAGCTGTGGAAAGACATCGAAGACTACACCATATCCCAAGAGAAGGACAGAACGCAGAAGGCCCAGAAGATGGTCAACAAGTACTATGAGTCGGCCTCAAAGGGTTTTTGCAGCTTCCTCGAAGAGAAGGCCATCACTCGAGTTAAAGAAGACTTCAAGAATGTTCCTGGCGACCTGTTTAAAGAGAgcgagcagcagctgctcaaaCATCTGGAAAAGAAGGCCAAAGATGGCTTCAAGAACAGCATGCAATTCCTGCGTTATGTTCAGTTCAAATGGTTGGAGAGCCAGCATGTCGATGAGGAGTGGTTCACGGATTTCAGGGTCCTGGGTAAAGGGGGTTTTGGGGAAGTGTTTGCTTGCCAGGCTAAGGCGACAGGCAAAATGTATGCCAacaagaaactggagaaaaagAGGCTTAAGAAACGCAAAGGCTACCAG GGTGCAATCGTGGAGAAGCGCATCCTTGCAAAAGTTCACAGTCGCTTCATCGTGACACTGGCTTACGCTTTCCAGACCAAGACTGACCTCTGCCTAGTTATGACCATCATGAATGGCGGAGACCTCAG GTATCATATGTATAATGTGGATGAGAAAAATCCCGGCTTCAATGAGACCAGAGCATGTTTCTACACGGCTCAGATCATCTGTGGTGTGGAGCATCTTCACCAGCACAGAATCATCTACAGAGACTTGAAACCAGAGAATGTACTGCTCGATGATGCAG GACACGTCCGTCTGTCAGATTTGGGTCTGGCTGTTGAACTCCCACcaggaaaagacaaaacaactggATATGCTGGGACTCCAG GTTTCATGGCGCCGGAGCTGCTCCAGAAGAAGGAGTACGACTACTCTGTGGACTATTTTACGCTGGGAGTCACCCTGTATGAGATGATGGCTGCCAAAGGGCCCTttagagtgagaggagagaag GTTGAGAATGAAGAGGTCGCTCGCAGGATTATCAATGATCCAGCCTCGTACACAGATAAATTCAGCAACAAATGCAAGGATATTTGTGAAGGCCTGTTGCATAAGGACCCAGCCAAACGTCTTGGGTTCAAAAATAATGAGTGCACAGAGCTCAAGAATCAGCCCTTCTTCAGTGAGATTAATTGGGGTCGCCTGGAAGCAG GCATGCTACCTCCACCATTTGTCCCCGATCCCAAGATGGTCTACGCCAAAGACATCGACGATGTAGGAGTCTTCAGCTCAATCAAGGGCGTGGTCATAGACAACAAGGATACTGAGTTCTACAATGACTTTGCTTCAGGTAACATCCCAATCCCCTGGCAAGAGGAGATGATTGAGACTGGTGTGTTTGGAGAGCTGAATATCTGGGGAGAGAGCGGCAAGCTGCCCAATGATCTAGATCCAAACTATGTGGAAGCCAAGGGTGGAGGATGTGTGCTGCTTTAA